Proteins co-encoded in one Bremerella sp. TYQ1 genomic window:
- a CDS encoding YciI family protein yields the protein MKYILLMYHTEGVFTKEELPGEMKYSVGLCEELLAKGQFVGASPLQEIRTATSLTAKSGRTEVRDGPFAETKEQLGGYVIVDVPNLDEAIAIAERFPAAKRGTVEIRPLFPLEGIPVVK from the coding sequence ATGAAATATATTTTGCTGATGTACCACACCGAAGGCGTTTTCACCAAAGAGGAACTGCCGGGCGAAATGAAATACTCGGTGGGTCTATGCGAAGAGCTGCTGGCCAAAGGGCAGTTCGTGGGGGCTTCGCCGCTGCAAGAGATCCGCACGGCGACCAGCTTAACCGCGAAGTCGGGCCGTACCGAAGTTCGCGACGGACCGTTTGCGGAAACGAAAGAACAGCTCGGCGGATACGTGATTGTCGATGTCCCGAATCTCGACGAAGCGATTGCCATCGCCGAACGTTTCCCCGCCGCCAAACGAGGCACCGTCGAGATTCGGCCGCTGTTTCCGCTGGAAGGGATCCCCGTCGTGAAGTAG